Proteins encoded within one genomic window of Hevea brasiliensis isolate MT/VB/25A 57/8 chromosome 8, ASM3005281v1, whole genome shotgun sequence:
- the LOC110671753 gene encoding scopoletin glucosyltransferase-like, with protein sequence MDSQSSQIHIIFFPYVAYGHILPTIDMARLFARRGVKATIVTTLLNVPGFSKAIERERELGVEISIRVMKFPYAEAGLPEGCENLNYLNTPEMIPKFLHAINLLEQPFTEILEECQPDCLVADMPFPWATGVASKLGIPRLYFNGTSFFAMCVGDSIRRYEPYKRVESDFEPFVVPGLPDQIKKTKLQLPTYLRDSTEQNLFRKLRGQIWESDLNSYGVLMNSFRELEPAYSEHYRKVMGRKAWHIGPLSLCNRNIEDKAKRGDKASIDEHECLRWLDSKKANSILYICFGSLFKFSAPQLLEIAMALEASGLNFIWVVRTEEKRENEVTKEWLPEGFEKRMEGKGLIIRGWAPQLLILEHEAVGGFMTHCGWNSTLEGVSAGVPMITWPLYAEQFDNEKLITDLLKIGVAVGAQEWSRHEKKILVKKEDIEKSMSRLMVGEEAEEIRNRAMALKEMARRATEEGGSSYSDVNALLEELRALRRSKEIATSV encoded by the coding sequence ATGGATTCACAATCAAGTCAGATTCATATCATCTTTTTTCCATATGTGGCTTATGGCCACATACTTCCTACAATAGACATGGCCAGGCTTTTTGCAAGGCGAGGAGTGAAGGCAACCATTGTTACGACCCTTCTCAATGTACCTGGCTTCTCTAAAGCAattgaaagagagagagaattgGGTGTTGAAATCAGCATTCGAGTCATGAAATTCCCTTATGCAGAGGCAGGATTGCCAGAGGGATGCGAGAATCTAAATTACCTCAATACACCAGAAATGATTCCAAAGTTCCTTCATGCAATTAACCTTCTAGAACAACCATTTACAGAGATCCTAGAAGAATGCCAGCCTGATTGTCTTGTGGCGGACATGCCGTTTCCGTGGGCAACAGGAGTTGCAAGCAAGCTTGGGATTCCGAGGTTGTATTTTAATGGAACTAGCTTTTTTGCTATGTGCGTCGGCGACAGTATTAGACGATATGAGCCTTACAAAAGAGTAGAGTCTGATTTTGAACCCTTTGTAGTGCCTGGCCTACCGGACCAGATAAAGAAGACGAAACTACAATTGCCAACTTATTTGAGAGATTCAACCGAGCAGAATCTTTTTAGAAAACTTAGGGGTCAAATTTGGGAATCAGACCTTAACAGCTATGGAGTCCTCATGAATAGTTTCCGTGAGCTAGAACCGGCTTACTCAGAACACTATAGAAAGGTCATGGGAAGGAAGGCATGGCACATTGGCCCTCTCTCACTTTGCAACAGGAACATTGAAGACAAAGCAAAGAGAGGAGATAAAGCATCTATTGATGAACATGAATGTCTAAGATGGCTGGACTCCAAGAAAGCCAACTCAATTCTCTATATATGTTTTGGTAGCTTATTCAAATTTTCAGCTCCTCAATTACTTGAGATTGCTATGGCTCTTGAAGCTTCTGGACTAAACTTCATTTGGGTTGTGCGAACTGAAGAAAAAAGAGAGAATGAAGTGACAAAAGAATGGCTGCCAGAAGGATTTGAGAAGAGGATGGAGGGAAAGGGTTTGATCATAAGGGGATGGGCACCCCAGTTGTTGATTCTTGAACATGAAGCTGTTGGAGGTTTTATGACTCATTGTGGATGGAATTCTACGTTGGAGGGAGTGAGTGCAGGGGTGCCAATGATCACATGGCCACTCTATGCTGAGCAGTTTGACAATGAAAAACTCATTACAGATCTTTTGAAAATAGGAGTTGCAGTTGGTGCCCAAGAATGGTCTAGGCATGAGAaaaaaattttagtgaagaaggaAGATATAGAGAAGTCAATGTCTCGGTTAATGGTTGGTGAAGAAGCTGAGGAAATAAGAAACCGAGCTATGGCACTAAAAGAGATGGCAAGGAGGGCTACTGAAGAAGGAGGATCATCTTACTCTGATGTTAATGCATTGCTTGAAGAACTAAGAGCCCTAAGGAGAAGCAAGGAGATAGCTACCAGCGTATAA